CAGCCGGATACAAGGTCGCGCTTGCGTCCCGCAGCAGGCCGGACTCGCCTGACGTTGTCGCAGCGCTTCAGCAGCTGGGTTCCGACGCGGCCTATTTCACCCATGACTTGCAGGACATTGAAGGCCATGCATCCTTGTTTGAGAAGGTCGAACGACAATTTGGACAGGTCTCAACGCTTGTCTCAAACGCCGGTGTTCCGGCAAGGGTTCGCGGTGACATGCTCGACATTCAGCCGGACAATTTCGACTTTGTTCTCGGCATCAATCTGAGGGGCGCGTTCTTCCTGGCGCAGGAGGCGGCGCGGCGCATGCTGGAGATGTCCGGCGACGCCTATCGTTCAATCACCTTCGTGACATCGGTCAGCGCATCAATGGTCTCGGTCGAACGCGCCGAATACTGTGTCTCCAAGGCCGGTGCCGCGATGATGGCAGAGCTGTTCGCCGTTCGCCTGGCGCCGCATGGCGTCGGCGTCTTCGAACTAAGGCCCGGCATCATCGAAACCGGCATGACCGAAGGTGTCAAAGACAAATACACGGCCCGTATCGAAGGCGGTCTCGTTCCGGCTCAAAGGTGGGGACAGCCGGAAGATATCGGGTCCATCGTGGTGCCGATCGCAGATGGTCGGATGGCTTTTGCGACAGGGTCAGCCATTAACGTCGATGGCGGCCTGGCAATTCCGCGCCTTTAGGTTACCCGAGAGATATTATGAACAAAGGATACGACTTCATCATCATCGGCGGTGGCAGTGCTGGCTCCGTGGTTGCCACCAGACTATCGGAAAATCCGGACGTTCAGGTGCTGCTGCTTGAGGCGGGCGGTCGCGATTGGCACCCCTTTTACCATCTGCCGGCCGGCTTTGCGAAAATGACCAAGGGGATCGGCTCCTGGGGCTGGCACACTGTTCCTCAAAGGAACATGAAGGACCGGGTGTTCAGATACACCCAGGCGAAGGTGATCGGCGGTGGCTCGTCGATCAATGCGCAAATCTACACGCGCGGCAATGCGCTCGACTATGACGAATGGCGTCAGATGGGGTGCGAGGGCTGGGGCTATGACGATGTCCTGCCCTACTTCAAGAAGGCCGAGGACAACGACACGTTCGAGGACAAATATCATGGCAAGGGCGGCCCACTCGGTGTGTCGCAACCGCGCGCACCCCTGGCGATCTGCGAAGCCTATTTTGCCGCAGCCGCGGAACGCGGCATACCGCGCAATCAAGACGTTACCGGCGAAAAGCAGGACGGCGTCGCCTACTACCAGCTGACCCAGAGAAATGCGCGCAGATCATCCGCCGCCATGGCCTATCTCGCCCCCAATCGCGGCAGGCAGAACCTTCGCGTCAAAACCGGAGTTCAAGTCCGCAGAATTGTTGTTGAAAACGGTGTTGCCAAGGGTGTCGAACTCATGGATGGCTCGCGGCTCACCGCTGCGTGTGAGGTCATCCTGTCTTCCGGATCGATCGGTTCGCCCAGACTGCTGCAGCTTTCCGGCATCGGTCCGGCAGATCATCTGGAAAGCCTCGGCATTTCCGTGGTGTGCGACCAGCCG
This portion of the Hoeflea prorocentri genome encodes:
- a CDS encoding 3-ketoacyl-ACP reductase, coding for MSRIALVTGGQRGIGLGIADALVTAGYKVALASRSRPDSPDVVAALQQLGSDAAYFTHDLQDIEGHASLFEKVERQFGQVSTLVSNAGVPARVRGDMLDIQPDNFDFVLGINLRGAFFLAQEAARRMLEMSGDAYRSITFVTSVSASMVSVERAEYCVSKAGAAMMAELFAVRLAPHGVGVFELRPGIIETGMTEGVKDKYTARIEGGLVPAQRWGQPEDIGSIVVPIADGRMAFATGSAINVDGGLAIPRL
- a CDS encoding GMC family oxidoreductase, with the translated sequence MNKGYDFIIIGGGSAGSVVATRLSENPDVQVLLLEAGGRDWHPFYHLPAGFAKMTKGIGSWGWHTVPQRNMKDRVFRYTQAKVIGGGSSINAQIYTRGNALDYDEWRQMGCEGWGYDDVLPYFKKAEDNDTFEDKYHGKGGPLGVSQPRAPLAICEAYFAAAAERGIPRNQDVTGEKQDGVAYYQLTQRNARRSSAAMAYLAPNRGRQNLRVKTGVQVRRIVVENGVAKGVELMDGSRLTAACEVILSSGSIGSPRLLQLSGIGPADHLESLGISVVCDQPEVGSNLQDHLDLYCICEVSGPHTYDRYAKPLWSALAGLQYLLTKRGPVSSSLFETGGFWYADPEARSPDLQFHLGLGTGIESGVAAMPDGGVTLNSCYLRPRSRGSVRLQSGNPEDAPLIDPNYLDDPQDREMSIRGLKLTQEILAQAALKPFIKAERLPGPAVKTDDDYFGFICEHSKTSHHAAGTCRMGPGDGAVVDPRLRFNGLEHLRVVDASIMPTVISSNTNAAAIMIGEKAADMIRQDNGALS